The stretch of DNA CCGCTCAGCCGGACGCGCAGGTCCAGCCGGGTACTCCACTCGTCCTGCGTGTCCACAAGCACGTGGTAGCTGCCGTCCGGCTGGCGGACGCCGTAGACATCGACGTGAGAGAGAAAGCCGTATCCGCGCAGCAGCCGCTCCGACTCGTCCAACAGCGCCGGGTCATAGCAGTCCCCCAGGGTGAAGAGCAGTTCTCGCCGGATCAGGGACGGGCGGGTGCGCACGTGCAGCGAGTTGGCCAGCCGGTACGCCCAACTGAAGCGGCGGTCCAGCGCAGGGTCGGAGGTGTCGAAGATGGAGTGGTTGTCGATAAAAATGAACGAGATGGGACCGGTCAAGCAGGCGGCCCCATCGGCTGCCCGGGCGCCGGCGGGGAGGGTCTGCTGCGCGCCGGCCGCTGCCGGTGCCAGGCAGCCGAGTGCCGCCAGGATCGCGGTGCGCCTCATGCGCGCCACTACCCCAGCCCGCTCGGGCTGGATCCCGCCATCTCGACCACTAGCCCGCCGCGGCGGGGGTGCTCTTCTTGCGCCTTCCTTTGCTTGACACGCCTGAGCCGGGCAGCATAACCTTGCGCCCTCGACCCGCTGTCCGGCGCGCCCTCGCGCGGCGGGCGGCTTCTCGAATGATGAGGAGGGTGTGGCTACCAGAGCGTTGAGCCAGGATCTGACGGGACACGGGCTGTGCCCCCGCGGCCCGGTGCACTGGAATCTCGCCCCGGCCGAGTTGTGCGAGCACGCGTTGCGCCGCGGCGAGGGGATACTGACCGCAGACGGTGCGTTCACCGCCATCACCCGGCCGCACACCGGCCGCTCACCCAACGACAAGTTCCTCGTTCGCGAGCCCTCGAGTGAAGACGAGATCGGGTGGGGCGCGGTCAACGTGCCGCTCGAGGCGGAGCACTTCCGGCGGCTGCACCACGACCTGCTCGAGCACCTCGAGGAGCAGGAGCTCTTCGTGCGGGACGTGTTTGCCGGCGCAGACCCCGCTCACCGCCTGAATGTGCGGGTGATGAGCAGCAGCGCGTGGCATTCGCTGTTCGTGCACAACATGTTCCTCGAGCCGCTAGCCGAAGAGCGGGAGAACTTCGAGCCCGGCGTCACCGTGTTGCACGCGCCGCGCTTCACGGCGGATCCCGGCGTGCATGGCACGCGCAGCGGCACCTTCATTGTGCTGCATTTCGGGGAACGGCTGGTGCTGATCGGCGGGACGGCCTACGCCGGTGAGATCAAGAAGTCGATCTTCTCGGTGCTGAACTACCTGCTGCCGCACCAGGGCGTGCTGCCCATGCACTGCTCGGCCAATGCCGGGGACGAGGGCGAGGTCGCGCTCTTCTTCGGCCTGTCCGGCACGGGGAAGACGACGCTGTCCACGGATCCCGCGCGTCACCTCATCGGCGACGACGAGCACGGCTGGAGTGATCGGGGCATCTTCAACTTCGAGGGCGGCAACTACGCCAAGGTGATCCGCCTCTCGCAGGCGGGCGAGCCGCTCATCTACGCTGCCAGCCGGCGCTTCGGCGCAATCCTCGAGAACGTGGTCGTCGACCCGGTGACGCGGGAAGTGGATTTCGACGACGGCTCGATCACCGAGAACACCCGCTCGTCTTACCCGCTATCCTTCATCGAGGGCGCAGTTCCGACGGGGCGGGGGGCGCACCCCCGGCACGTCGTATTCCTCGCCGCCGACGCGTTCGGCGTGCTGCCGCCGCTCTCGAAGCTGACACTCGAGCAGGCGATGTACCACTTCCTCTCCGGCTACACGGCCAAGGTGGCCGGCACCGAGCGCGGCGTCATGGAGCCCAAGGCCACCTTCAGCACTTGCTTCGGCGCGCCCTTCCTGCCGCTGCAGCCGGCGGTGTACGCCCGCCTGCT from Gemmatimonadota bacterium encodes:
- the pckA gene encoding phosphoenolpyruvate carboxykinase (ATP); translated protein: MATRALSQDLTGHGLCPRGPVHWNLAPAELCEHALRRGEGILTADGAFTAITRPHTGRSPNDKFLVREPSSEDEIGWGAVNVPLEAEHFRRLHHDLLEHLEEQELFVRDVFAGADPAHRLNVRVMSSSAWHSLFVHNMFLEPLAEERENFEPGVTVLHAPRFTADPGVHGTRSGTFIVLHFGERLVLIGGTAYAGEIKKSIFSVLNYLLPHQGVLPMHCSANAGDEGEVALFFGLSGTGKTTLSTDPARHLIGDDEHGWSDRGIFNFEGGNYAKVIRLSQAGEPLIYAASRRFGAILENVVVDPVTREVDFDDGSITENTRSSYPLSFIEGAVPTGRGAHPRHVVFLAADAFGVLPPLSKLTLEQAMYHFLSGYTAKVAGTERGVMEPKATFSTCFGAPFLPLQPAVYARLLGERIVQHKARCWLVNTGWTGGPYGVGQRMNLQYTREMIHAALSGKLDSVPSRPDRVFGLRIPEHVPGVPAQVLEPRPTWADPAAYDALAAKLASMFRENFQQFAAEASPAVRAAGP